A DNA window from Sphaeramia orbicularis chromosome 22, fSphaOr1.1, whole genome shotgun sequence contains the following coding sequences:
- the LOC115413524 gene encoding uncharacterized protein LOC115413524 gives MNLNKDISVVQISTGEDEEAETDPAQRQDPLCVDAFSGLSIPETISSNDSFDPVSFFEPNTEKHSFLLSGKMDLSLNQEDFPSQIFSFSGAATSDCLQEERLLQVQRAYEQHYQEEPEESFREDLLCAQAETLHHLQTDVQLDKPRAGGSWALNPADPLIINIKTSSSSSDTPHVSASLMQVKMEDISVQSTAGSWWKHNLESHQVPSSQKLPVTEAGADSPKRSSVGSGQPYSYSLFTFTEKHKGDDREGKQADKEYAAGWSSLGKDSQGAIRTRSRKGKRVKRT, from the exons ATGAACTTGAACAAAGACATCTCAGTGGTCCAAATTTCTACAG GTGAAGATGAAGAGGCTGAAACAGATCCTGCACAAAGACAAGACCCTCTCTGTGTTGATGCTTTTTCAGGACTTTCAATACCTGAAACTATTTCTTCAAATGACAG TTTTGATCCAGTGTCCTTCTTTGAGCCGAACACAGAGAAGCACAGTTTTCTTTTATCTG ggaaAATGGATCTGTCACTCAACCAAGAGGATTTCCCTTCTCAGATATTCAGTTTTAGTGGAGCCGCTACATCAGACTGTTTACAGGAAGAGAGGCTTCTTCAG GTACAAAGAGCATATGAGCAACACTACCAAGAGGAACCAGAGGAATCCTTCAGAGAAGACCTCTTATGTGCTCAGGCTGAAACCTTACATCATCTGCAGACTGATGTTCAGTTAGACAAGCCCAGAGCTGGTGGTTCATGGGCCCTGAACCCTGCTGATCCTCTGATCATCAACATCAAAACCAGCTCTTCCTCTTCTGACACACCTCATGTGAGCGCCTCACTAATGCAAGTCAAAATGGAGGATATCTCAGTTCAGAGCACCGCAGGCAGCTGGTGGAAACACAACCTGGAGAGCCATCAAGTTCCCAGCAGTCAGAAGTTACCTGTTACAGAAGCAGGAGCAG atTCCCCAAAGAGGTCGTCTGTCGGATCGGGTCAGCCCTACTCCTACAGTTTGTTCACCTTCACTGAGAAACACAAAGGAGACGACAGAGAAGGCAAACAG gCAGACAAAGAGTACGCTGCAGGTTGGAGCAGTCTGGGAAAGGACTCACAAGGTGCGATAAGAACCCGATCCAGGAAAGGAAAAAGAGTCAAGAGAACATAA
- the tmem179ab gene encoding LOW QUALITY PROTEIN: transmembrane protein 179 (The sequence of the model RefSeq protein was modified relative to this genomic sequence to represent the inferred CDS: inserted 1 base in 1 codon) — protein sequence MERPKGLGCSLICSRACGRMLRLRSPMPLLRSRSSSRTQRRRGRQXKMALDNLIFAQCILYFLAFVFGFIAVVPLSENTEDFGGKCLLFTRGMWQNENITVSKQRFIVEEWGPESSCSFITFVGIASLILSAVQAWRLLFFLCKGHDDSIFNAFLNLLISSLVVFTVFLSSTIVSVGFNLWCDAVTEGGTMPSSCEDLQDTDLELGVDNSAFYDQFAIAQFGLWAAWLTWLGIAVMAFLKVYHNYRQEDLLDSLIHEKDLLLGRSSRRNSDLKTGLI from the exons ATGGAGCGCCCTAAAGGCCTGGGCTGCTCATTAATTTGCAGCAGAGCGTGTGGTCGGATGCTGCGCCTCCGCTCGCCGATGCCTCTACTGCGCAGCCGCAGTTCCTCCAGGACGCAGAGGAGAAGAGGGAGAC TAAAGATGGCCCTCGATAATTTAATTTTCGCCCAGTGCATCCTTTATTTTTTAGCCTTCGTTTTCGGTTTTATAGCCGTGGTGCCTCTGTCTGAAAACACGGAGGATTTCGGAGGAAAATGCCTGTTGTTTACTCGGGGTATGTGGCAAAATGAGAACATCACTGTGTCGAAGCAGCGCTTCATCGTAGAGGAGTGGGGACCGGAGTCCTCCTGCAGCTTCATCACTTTTGTCGGGATAGCGTCCCTCATCCTGTCCGCAGTGCAGGCGTGGAGGCTGCTCTTCTTTCTGTGCAAAGGACACGACGA CTCCATCTTCAATGCATTCCTCAACCTCCTGATCAGCTCCCTGGTAGTGTTCACAGTCTTCCTTTCCAGCACCATTGTCAGTGTAGGTTTCAACCTGTGGTGTGATGCCGTCACAGAGGGTGGGACCATGCCCAGCAG CTGTGAGGACCTGCAGGACACTGATTTAGAACTTGGCGTGGACAACTCTGCTTTTTATGATCAGTTTGCAATAGCTCAG TTTGGTCTGTGGGCTGCCTGGCTCACCTGGCTAGGCATCGCAGTCATGGCTTTTCTGAAGGTCTACCATAATTATAGACAAGAGGACCTGCTGGACAGCCTGATCCATGAGAAGGACCTGCTGTTGGGCCGCTCTTCACGCCGCAACTCTGACCTCAAAACTGGCCTGATCTAG
- the c22h14orf180 gene encoding nutritionally-regulated adipose and cardiac enriched protein homolog isoform X2 gives MLNGGREGLFELGQQLQQQGEYQAALHCFLSCLLGLTHVQSFTSLPNCLHQIAELFITEKNYGKALQFIQAEKMFYEVALIELTALQGSTGPQEEATLGSAGWTTPEELSEQASQAQHLERLAQLCIMSKQPHLALEYSGKATKIHQRAFGNDHPITARSLELMATVYAEIGKTEYSDSLGQCVSALSKRFAAAESIRDTVNCLPHYHRDKHSEVRHRKDTHHQQQEDTPKPKVSYGKVPTSILKRPSPIYGSDTEPNHRRKSERRVRFREPETTVHAYETTPSRPHLALFTCLFLLMSFLGVAMYCTDRRRPQRVCEELEAALAVYLLHMKQLLWGCWIWLTMQ, from the exons ATGCTGAACGGTGGGAGGGAGGGCCTGTTTGAGCTGGGACAGCAGCTCCAGCAGCAGGGGGAGTACCAGGCTGCCCTGCACTGCTTCCTCAGCTGCCTGTTGGGACTGACCCATGTGCAGAGCTTCACCTCTCTGCCCAACTGCCTACACCAG ATTGCAGAGCTCTTCATCACTGAAAAGAATT ATGGGAAGGCCCTCCAGTTCATTCAGGCTGAAAAAATGTTCTATGAGGTGGCTCTGATCGAACTCACAGCTCTTCAGGGGAGCACAG GGCCTCAGGAGGAGGCTACGTTAGGCTCTGCAGGATGGACGACCCCAGAGGAGCTTTCGGAGCAGGCCTCCCAGGCTCAGCACCTCGAACGGCTGGCCCAACTCTGCATCATGAGCAAACA aCCTCATCTTGCTCTAGAATACAGCGGTAAG GCTACTAAAATCCACCAGAGGGCCTTTGGAAATGACCATCCCATCacagccagaagcctggagcttATGGCCACTGTCTATGCTGAGATAGGAAAAACTGAATATTCAG ACTCTCTgggacagtgtgtgtctgcgttgtcCAAACGATTCGCTGCTGCAGAGTCCATCAGAGACACCGTCAACTGTCTTCCACATTACCATCGGGACAAACACTCAGAGGTCCGCCACAGAAAAGACACCCATCACCAACAACAGGAGGACACGCCTAAACCTAAG GTATCCTATGGGAAAGTTCCCACTTCCATTCTAAAACGGCCAAGTCCCATCTACGGGTCAGACACAGAACCCAACCACAGACGAAAAAGCGAACGGAGGGTTCGATTCAGGGAGCCAGAGACCACAGTACATG CCTATGAGACGACACCTTCCCGCCCCCACCTCGCCCTGTTCACCTGCCTCTTCCTGCTGATGTCATTTCTGGGAGTGGCCATGTACTGCACAGACCGCCGGCGCCCACAACGAGTGTGCGAGGAGTTGGAGGCCGCTCTGGCCGTCTACCTGCTGCACATGAAACAGCTTCTGTGGGGCTGTTGGATATGGCTGACCATGCAATGA
- the c22h14orf180 gene encoding nutritionally-regulated adipose and cardiac enriched protein homolog isoform X1, whose amino-acid sequence MLNGGREGLFELGQQLQQQGEYQAALHCFLSCLLGLTHVQSFTSLPNCLHQIAELFITEKNYGKALQFIQAEKMFYEVALIELTALQGSTGPQEEATLGSAGWTTPEELSEQASQAQHLERLAQLCIMSKQPHLALEYSGKATKIHQRAFGNDHPITARSLELMATVYAEIGKTEYSDSLGQCVSALSKRFAAAESIRDTVNCLPHYHRDKHSEVRHRKDTHHQQQEDTPKPKVSYGKVPTSILKRPSPIYGSDTEPNHRRKSERRVRFREPETTVHDIPYCDCLGAYETTPSRPHLALFTCLFLLMSFLGVAMYCTDRRRPQRVCEELEAALAVYLLHMKQLLWGCWIWLTMQ is encoded by the exons ATGCTGAACGGTGGGAGGGAGGGCCTGTTTGAGCTGGGACAGCAGCTCCAGCAGCAGGGGGAGTACCAGGCTGCCCTGCACTGCTTCCTCAGCTGCCTGTTGGGACTGACCCATGTGCAGAGCTTCACCTCTCTGCCCAACTGCCTACACCAG ATTGCAGAGCTCTTCATCACTGAAAAGAATT ATGGGAAGGCCCTCCAGTTCATTCAGGCTGAAAAAATGTTCTATGAGGTGGCTCTGATCGAACTCACAGCTCTTCAGGGGAGCACAG GGCCTCAGGAGGAGGCTACGTTAGGCTCTGCAGGATGGACGACCCCAGAGGAGCTTTCGGAGCAGGCCTCCCAGGCTCAGCACCTCGAACGGCTGGCCCAACTCTGCATCATGAGCAAACA aCCTCATCTTGCTCTAGAATACAGCGGTAAG GCTACTAAAATCCACCAGAGGGCCTTTGGAAATGACCATCCCATCacagccagaagcctggagcttATGGCCACTGTCTATGCTGAGATAGGAAAAACTGAATATTCAG ACTCTCTgggacagtgtgtgtctgcgttgtcCAAACGATTCGCTGCTGCAGAGTCCATCAGAGACACCGTCAACTGTCTTCCACATTACCATCGGGACAAACACTCAGAGGTCCGCCACAGAAAAGACACCCATCACCAACAACAGGAGGACACGCCTAAACCTAAG GTATCCTATGGGAAAGTTCCCACTTCCATTCTAAAACGGCCAAGTCCCATCTACGGGTCAGACACAGAACCCAACCACAGACGAAAAAGCGAACGGAGGGTTCGATTCAGGGAGCCAGAGACCACAGTACATG ACATTCCTTACTGTGACTGTTTAGGTG CCTATGAGACGACACCTTCCCGCCCCCACCTCGCCCTGTTCACCTGCCTCTTCCTGCTGATGTCATTTCTGGGAGTGGCCATGTACTGCACAGACCGCCGGCGCCCACAACGAGTGTGCGAGGAGTTGGAGGCCGCTCTGGCCGTCTACCTGCTGCACATGAAACAGCTTCTGTGGGGCTGTTGGATATGGCTGACCATGCAATGA